The segment CAAACCGGCGATGGCGGTATTTTTCGATGAGGTAAACATGGCCCAGATGCCACGCACGTGATCGTGGAGAGTCGGCTGCTCGATGCGCTGGCGGCGCATATAACCCCTACGATAATTGGCCACATAGAGGAAAAGCAGAATCAGCAGCGTCGGCACAATCGCGCCGAGCAGCATATTACCCACCAAAACGCCGTACGCCCCGTCACCGATGCCGAGCCGATCGGCCAACGTCGCACCCTTCAGGTCCCATATATATCCGGCGATAAACTGATCGAACCAGCCCTCAGTGACGCTCAACGATTCCGGCATCCCTTTGGCTGCCGCCGATTCGGTCCACGCAGCCGGTACCAGACGATCCAGCCAGCCACCCGTTGCTACGATGACGGCCTGAGAGAATGAGATGGAGACCAGCACCAGCATCGATCCGACATTTCCCTCACCGCTCTTGTAGAGCGAGCTGGAGGCGCAGCCTCCCGTAAAGACGATACCGAAGCCGAATATCAGACCGCCGATGACTACATGCCACCCAATCGGATGGGGATGAAATGTCGAAAATCCAGCGATGCTCACCGCAGCCGAGGTCATCGAGTAGAGCACCACCGCGATCATTACTCCCACGGCCATGCGCGGTACGCCGACCGCGAACAGATCACGCACCGCCGAGGCCATGCAGAAGCGCCCGTACTGCAGCAGCAGACCGTAGATCAAGCCGAACCAGACATAGGCCAGCAGATAGACGAAACGGGCATCCCGCGCCAGAGCGTAAAGGGAGCCAAGTATGATCATCACTACAATTGCCACGGCGTAGATCGCGCCTTTACGCCCCATCCAACCGCTTTCGGTATTCGGCGCACTCAGTTCGACGGCTTCGATATTCTTGCTCATTTCTCCACTCATTAAATGTCACTGCGATGTCGTTGCAATCGCGATGCAGCGTTGTAACCGGTGCCGACCCTGTATCTACAATCCCTTGCGCACATAGATACGCCAGCCACCGTCCCCTTTTATCGTCGCCAAATGCGTGCTGTACAAAACGAGCATCATGGCGGGAATGGCCTCCACCGAGGCCGGATTGTCGGAGAGCAATTCCATGATCTCCCCCTCCCGCATCTGCTCCAGCGTCTTCATGGTCAGCAGCTGCGGCCTCGGGCAACTGTCACCGGTACAATCGATGCTGCGCGAGACCGTAATCGAACCGAGGCCAGGTAACTCGATATCTCGCGTCACAACAGGAGCCGGTGGCACCGGGTCCCTTTTACGAAAACGCCTCAGCCAGGAAACTCTCATGGGATCTGTACCTCCTTCGAGTACGGATACCACGAGGACTGCATTCGCAGCCAGTCTCAATGCCCCGCTTGCTCCAGGAATGACGGTACAGCCCGCTCAATTGGCAACCTCCGACCTCTCGGGCGACCATCCCCCCGCGCTCCCGAGCCGCATTGCCAGCGGGTGGTTCCCCTGCACTGGCAGCGATTCGCCGCACTGTCCGGCAACTACTATGCAGTCAACATGCCAGAATGGTATTGCTTTATAGAACAACAAGTTACCGCAATCAAGAATCCGTACTTGGGGGACAAATTGCAATCGCTTAGAGCTCGATCCAAGGTGCGGGATTTTTTGCAATCTCATGAGGAGCGGTACCGGCTCCCGCTGAAACTCCGCGGCATACCCCAACGGACTGCATTGTCGCCTGCCGAGAACGGTTACCGCAGGTGTACCACCGCGTGATGGCGATCGATCAGCTGAATTCTGGGAGGATATGCTCGTGGCAACACGACCGGAGACATCGACAGCGTATCGAGCATCCGATAAAACGGCGCTCGCACGCCTGCGAGGCAGGCACCCGCAGATGGATTCGGGACCGAGTAGCGGTGTTGGGGCCGGACAACTCTATGCGGAGTCTAGGAGTTGCCTTGTGAGGCACAGCGTGGCGCCCTGAACAATTTCAGGGCTGGTATTGGCACTATGCCGTCGGTCTGCAGCGTTGCCCGCGAAGACTACCAGGAACCGCAGAGGCGTTCGACAACCAGCGGCCGCAAGAGACAAAACTATTGCACAAACCCGACCCTTGCTGACGAGGCTGCTCTATGTTTGCATGGAATGTGAAGTGGTGACTGCAGCCTCATCTTCGATGCAAGGGTCTTTGGATTGATCTTTATTGCTGCGCCATGCCTGGTGCCTCGCGATCGATCTGGTAGATGGCGTGGCAGGCGACACAAAACTGTGCAAGTTCCGCCATCTGACCCACGGTATGACCAATGTCGCTCATCGCCTCGGCGTCGAGGGCGATGGTGTCGAAGGTGACATGGACCTTGCCCGCCAGAGTTTTGAAGGTATCGGGCAACTTCGCAACGACAACGGGAGGAACTTCATTGGCCGCACCGCTACCCATGCGCTGGGCGGCTATGGCCACCTGCTGCATATCATCCTTTGCCAGCCCTTCCATGATCTGCTGCATCGCGACCACGAAGTTACGCATCTCGAGCAGCACCAGGTGGCGCTCATCGGGTGGCAGACGCAGCATCTCGCGCGTGTCGGGATCGCCGCCACCCGTGTTGCCGCCGGCAGCCATGCCCGCACTCGCCGCGCTCAGCACCACCACCGCCACTATCGCTTTCAACCGCTTATGAATCATGCCCGTCTCTCCACCTCAACCGACCACTGCGTCGGTACTACCCGACTCGCCTTTTGTGTCCTCCCAGCTCACCGTAACCCGATCGCCGGCCTTGACGTCGCGCAATCGGAACGCAAAGAACGGGTTGCGTGCGATTCCCCCGCCGCAACGGCTCGTCACCAGGTTGCGCCCATTCACCGCCGCGGAAATCGTGTGGATGAAGTGTGCGGGAATCTTTTCACCGGTACCCGGGTTGCGCCGCTGCCCGGTCTCCATCGGATGCTGGATGATCACCTTGACTTCGATATAGCCGTCCGCGCGCACCACCCGCATTTTCATCGTGTTAGCCATGAATTGTGTCCTCGTAGATGAGTGCGGCTCAACCGCCGCAGCCGCCGATGGTGACTTCCACCCGCCGGCTGGCGATATAGACTTTGCCCTGCGCCTTGACCACGGCCTTGACCGCAGCGCTCTCCATCATTTTGATGCGCGTCGCCACATAGGCATCCGCGCCCGGTTCAAAGCTAAACTCCGCAAGGAGCGGCAAAGGATTTTTTTCGGCGATGAGCGCGATGTACTCGGTGCCCGCAATGCGGCTGTCCACCGACACCGGTACCATGGCACCGTTGTTGGCAACGGCTGGCGCATCGATAATCACATCGGTGGTTTCCGTCGCCCCAGTCGCACCGAGCTCGGCAAGCACCTTCTCCAGCCCGTCCGCCGCAAATGCCGCGCGATCCGCCGCGGCGAATACCCGCAGCGGCGCGAGCCACCCCATGGCCGCAGCGAGGCAGGCACCGCTGGTTGCGGTCAAACCGCGGAGGAATTCTCTTCGGGTCACACTCATAAAAATATCCTCTGTATCAACGAATGGAGGGAACCTTGATCGGATAACCGTTGGATAGCGCCGTATAGAAAACCTCCAGATCCACGTAGGCTGGATCGCCGGGCGGTAGAGGTTTGGAGCGCATCTGCTTGAGGCAACGCATAAACCGCTTGTGCAGCACCTCGATCTCGCCTACAGGAACACGATAAGTGGGAAAATGAGATACGTCGCCAAAGGGCGTTGTCGGAGTTTCGCCGCGCAAGCGGTGCCCCATGATGCTGTTGGGGGTATGGCACGAGGCGCAGGCGAAATTGAGCTGACCTATGCGCTTGTAGAACAACTTCTCACCCCGGTCGTAGGCCGCACGCAACTGCGGAACCTTCAGATCCATTGCGGTCGCCTGACCATCGCTCAGCGATTTGATGAAGGTGGTGATTGCGGCGTTGGGCTCCGAACCTTGCTTGAAGTTTTCCCAAAGCACCGATTTGGCGCAGTGTTCGACGCGCGCTTCGATGGTCATGACTTCGTCCAAGCGTTTGTCGAATACGGGATAGCGTGCCGCCAGCCCGCGAAAATCACCACGACCTTCGCTTAAACAGGCGACAAAACCCGGTTCGCGTTTCTCCCATAGCTCAACCAGCTGCTTGCCCTGATCGACGACCAACGCCCCGGGACTCATCTCGTCGACATCAAGGTCGAACTGTTTCCAGTTGAGCTTCCACGCCTGCGCCTCGTCCGCCGCCATCGTGATATTCCGGTTGAGCGCCTCGACATCCTTCCAGTAGACATAGGTTTCAGAAAAATCGCCTTCGACACCCAGCATCGGGTCGATGGCGGCGCGCGGATAATTCTGATAATCGGTTTCCGCAGCGGCGTAACCGGCACTCGCGATCAGTACCGTCACTGCCAGACTGGTAAAAAATTTCAACTTGGCCATGACTCCTCCCTCACCTGGACGATTGCAGAAAGGCCACCACATCTCGAATCTCCTGAGACGAAAGAACCTCATTGGTACCAAAGGGCGGCATGACCGTATCAGGTATCCGCATTCGCATGTCGTAGACGAGGCCATAAGTTTCGCTGTCACTGCGGCCCCAGGTGCCGTAGCC is part of the Pseudomonadota bacterium genome and harbors:
- the soxA gene encoding sulfur oxidation c-type cytochrome SoxA, whose amino-acid sequence is MRFFRLRRFEMWWPFCNRPGEGGVMAKLKFFTSLAVTVLIASAGYAAAETDYQNYPRAAIDPMLGVEGDFSETYVYWKDVEALNRNITMAADEAQAWKLNWKQFDLDVDEMSPGALVVDQGKQLVELWEKREPGFVACLSEGRGDFRGLAARYPVFDKRLDEVMTIEARVEHCAKSVLWENFKQGSEPNAAITTFIKSLSDGQATAMDLKVPQLRAAYDRGEKLFYKRIGQLNFACASCHTPNSIMGHRLRGETPTTPFGDVSHFPTYRVPVGEIEVLHKRFMRCLKQMRSKPLPPGDPAYVDLEVFYTALSNGYPIKVPSIR
- the soxZ gene encoding thiosulfate oxidation carrier complex protein SoxZ; its protein translation is MANTMKMRVVRADGYIEVKVIIQHPMETGQRRNPGTGEKIPAHFIHTISAAVNGRNLVTSRCGGGIARNPFFAFRLRDVKAGDRVTVSWEDTKGESGSTDAVVG
- the soxY gene encoding thiosulfate oxidation carrier protein SoxY; this encodes MSVTRREFLRGLTATSGACLAAAMGWLAPLRVFAAADRAAFAADGLEKVLAELGATGATETTDVIIDAPAVANNGAMVPVSVDSRIAGTEYIALIAEKNPLPLLAEFSFEPGADAYVATRIKMMESAAVKAVVKAQGKVYIASRRVEVTIGGCGG
- a CDS encoding YeeE/YedE family protein, which codes for MGRKGAIYAVAIVVMIILGSLYALARDARFVYLLAYVWFGLIYGLLLQYGRFCMASAVRDLFAVGVPRMAVGVMIAVVLYSMTSAAVSIAGFSTFHPHPIGWHVVIGGLIFGFGIVFTGGCASSSLYKSGEGNVGSMLVLVSISFSQAVIVATGGWLDRLVPAAWTESAAAKGMPESLSVTEGWFDQFIAGYIWDLKGATLADRLGIGDGAYGVLVGNMLLGAIVPTLLILLFLYVANYRRGYMRRQRIEQPTLHDHVRGIWAMFTSSKNTAIAGLGLGVFAGMQMWVTGALRDHYQVFNFGELLANMGISKGLSIQDTVFDPGYWYITTQEAQWGGWVLERVGINMTDNVFFGLDNGLPNPLINAPGFMSIGIILGAAVLANIKGEFKWKMPNMETAVLAIAGGFLMGLGARIGMGCNIGAFFATVTNGDLSGWVFLVGMVLGGYLGVKLFSWWIDWRASRQDDFAL
- a CDS encoding sulfurtransferase TusA family protein; translated protein: MRVSWLRRFRKRDPVPPAPVVTRDIELPGLGSITVSRSIDCTGDSCPRPQLLTMKTLEQMREGEIMELLSDNPASVEAIPAMMLVLYSTHLATIKGDGGWRIYVRKGL